A genomic region of Arachis hypogaea cultivar Tifrunner chromosome 5, arahy.Tifrunner.gnm2.J5K5, whole genome shotgun sequence contains the following coding sequences:
- the LOC112801777 gene encoding uncharacterized protein has translation MFRGRTCASLRFLRYHHLQQIQVGIFNPKPSFLLHSHPYCSTIEIEAMKHKSYRVSCIRNLKNVDSALRFFNRMVSMNCLPCMSDFTLLFSSIVKMKHYTVAISLIKYLFSLGVKSDIFILNIVVNCFCHLNHTAFGFSVVGMMFKIGVEPDLCTFNTIVNGLCIEGNVDHAMWLADHMDNMGYQPNSHTFRPILLGLCKKGNTPAAIEILRKMEARNFIPQVFVYNIVLDALCKDGLVDEALSLFLEMTTKGIQPDTITYNCLIQGLCTFSRWQEAASFLSERKLKGIMPDMHTFNILMDALYKEGKISSARAVLGQMVRVGEEPDVVTYNSIIASYCSQNQMEKAMEVFDLMVHKGCQLDSNTYTSLIHGWCKIKSINKAIYLLNEMINKGLNLDVVTWTALIDGFCKVGKPLLAKELFLTMHEFGQHPNLQTCGTILDGLFRCHLFSDAISLFREMENNLDLNIVIYCIVLDGMCHAGKLDDARELFSSLPGKGLKPNDYVYTIMIKGLCNEGLLLDAEELLMNMEEVGCLPNSCTYNVFVQGLLRRNDVPRSIKYLQIMRDKGFTGDATTTELLLDYFSAHKGDNAFQEFVQKIV, from the coding sequence ATGTTTCGAGGAAGAACATGTGCTTCTCTGCGTTTCTTACGCTATCACCATCTTCAACAGATTCAAGTTGGTATCTTTAACCCTAAaccctcctttcttcttcactcTCATCCATATTGTTCCACCATTGAGATTGAGGCAATGAAACACAAATCATACCGTGTAAGTTGCATTAGGAATCTGAAAAACGTTGATTCTGCTTTGCGTTTCTTTAACAGAATGGTTTCCATGAACTGTTTGCCATGTATGAGCGACTTTACCTTATTGTTTAGCTCTATTGTTAAGATGAAGCATTACACAGTTGCCATTTCTTTAATCAAATACTTGTTCTCCTTAGGAGTCAAATCTGATATCTTTATTCTCAATATTGTTGTCAATTGTTTCTGCCACTTGAACCACACAGCCTTTGGGTTCTCTGTGGTGGGGATGATGTTCAAAATCGGTGTGGAGCCCGATCTGTGCACGTTTAACACCATTGTTAATGGCCTTTGTATTGAAGGCAATGTGGATCATGCTATGTGGTTAGCTGACCACATGGATAACATGGGGTATCAACCCAACAGCCACACTTTTAGACCAATCTTACTTGGATTGTGCAAGAAAGGCAACACGCCTGCTGCTATTGAGATTCTAAGGAAGATGGAAGCAAGAAATTTCATACCACAAGTTTTCGTTTACAACATAGTTTTGGATGCCCTTTGTAAGGATGGGCTAGTAGATGAGGCTTTGAGTCTGTTCTTGGAAATGACGACAAAAGGTATACAACCCGATACTATCACTTACAATTGTTTAATCCAAGGACTTTGTACTTTCAGCAGATGGCAAGAGGCTGCATCTTTTCTGAGTGAGAGGAAGCTAAAGGGCATTATGCCGGATATGCatacttttaatattttaatggATGCTCTTTATAAAGAAGGAAAGATTTCAAGTGCTAGAGCTGTACTTGGTCAAATGGTTCGAGTGGGAGAGGAGCCTGATGTTGTCACCTATAACTCAATAATTGCTAGTTATTGTTCCCAAAATCAAATGGAGAAGGCCATGGAAGTATTTGATTTGATGGTTCACAAAGGATGCCAGCTTGACTCTAACACTTACACTTCATTAATACATGGGTGGTGCAAGATCAAAAGCATTAATAAGGCTATTTATCTCTTGAATGAAATGATCAATAAAGGATTAAATCTAGATGTTGTGACTTGGACTGCTCTTATTGATGGATTTTGCAAAGTGGGGAAACCGTTACTTGCTAAAGAATTGTTTCTTACAATGCACGAATTTGGCCAGCATCCTAATCTACAGACATGTGGAACTATATTGGATGGCCTATTTAGATGTCATTTGTTTTCTGATGCAATATCATTATTTAGAGAAATGGAGAACAATTTGGATCTTAATATTGTAATTTACTGTATTGTGCTCGATGGGATGTGCCATGCTGGAAAACTAGATGATGCACGAGAACTCTTCTCTTCTCTGCCAGGAAAAGGCTTAAAACCTAATGACTATGTTTATACAATAATGATCAAAGGTCTATGTAATGAAGGACTTTTGCTTGATGCTGAAGAGTTACTGATGAATATGGAAGAGGTTGGCTGCCTACCAAATTCGTGCACATATAATGTCTTTGTCCAAGGATTACTGCGAAGAAACGATGTTCCGAGGTcaataaaatatcttcagattaTGAGAGACAAAGGTTTTACAGGAGATGCTACCACCACAGAATTGCTTTTAGATTACTTTTCTGCCCACAAAGGAGATAATGCTTTTCAAGAATTTGTGCAGAAAATTGTTTGA
- the LOC112801778 gene encoding putative clathrin assembly protein At1g33340, whose protein sequence is MGVVDIQGKLKLAIGSMKDHASIGKALMNHHQYNGFTSINIAVLRATGHDNGTIDDKYMHEILFLVSNSPNSIPFLAERISCRLAKTKDSLVALKTLVLIHRLLRGGNRSFEKELCKAHVSGHLQISTRPCFTKNGYDRSLGFLQKYASYIEERMSWLINQAGKLEPAIVSKGLEFRSYDEKSIDMVFRTLPKCQVLIDKVLEFSSNDMLGSDHSLVAQVAMSNTLRESFQVYVTFSEGIAALVNMLFDLTPSARGLACEILKKASLQSQRLHDLYASCKKIVRNKSLDYPFVQLISMDHIIALDQYGSPKVQPFASQSHVSLSRRMGISNPPQISNQFKGSSPEREKKEEKIEINLSPPTTHFSWTLETKISKVWVLFEDEPTNESQV, encoded by the coding sequence ATGGGTGTTGTAGATATACAAGGCAAGCTCAAATTGGCTATTGGCTCTATGAAAGATCATGCATCTATTGGTAAGGCCTTGATGAACCATCACCAATATAATGGCTTTACAAGCATAAATATAGCAGTTCTGCGTGCCACCGGTCATGACAATGGCACCATTGATGACAAATACATGCATGAGATCCTCTTCCTTGTCTCAAACTCTCCGAATTCCATCCCCTTTCTTGCCGAGAGGATCTCTTGCCGCCTTGCCAAAACTAAGGACAGCCTTGTTGCCCTCAAGACCCTTGTCCTGATCCACCGCCTCCTCCGAGGCGGAAACAGGTCATTTGAAAAGGAATTATGCAAGGCACATGTTTCTGGCCATTTACAAATCAGTACAAGGCCATGTTTCACAAAGAATGGTTATGATCGTTCACTTGGATTCCTACAAAAATATGCTTCTTACATTGAAGAAAGGATGAGTTGGCTAATCAACCAAGCGGGGAAGCTTGAACCAGCAATTGTTTCAAAAGGGTTAGAGTTTAGGAGCTATGATGAGAAATCCATTGACATGGTATTCAGAACATTGCCAAAATGCCAAGTTCTCATTGATAAGGTTTTGGAATTCTCATCAAATGATATGTTGGGGTCAGATCATAGCCTTGTTGCTCAAGTTGCCATGAGCAACACCTTGAGGGAAAGCTTCCAAGTTTATGTGACATTCTCTGAGGGGATCGCAGCACTTGTCAACATGCTCTTTGATCTAACACCATCGGCAAGAGGACTGGCATGTGAGATTCTGAAGAAAGCTTCATTGCAGAGCCAAAGGCTCCATGATCTCTATGCAAGTTGCAAGAAAATTGTTAGAAACAAAAGTTTGGATTATCCGTTTGTCCAATTAATCAGCATGGATCATATAATTGCATTGGATCAATATGGTAGTCCAAAAGTTCAACCTTTTGCTTCACAGTCACATGTCTCTTTATCAAGAAGAATGGGAATCTCAAACCCACCTCAGATTTCAAACCAATTCAAAGGATCATCACCAGAAAGggaaaagaaggaagagaaaatTGAGATAAATTTGTCACCACCTACTACTCATTTTTCATGGACACTAGAGACTAAAATAAGCAAGGTATGGGTGCTATTTGAAGATGAACCTACCAATGAATCACAAGTGTAG
- the LOC112801779 gene encoding uncharacterized protein, translating into MLGLRKTNSKSCLLRLQRLVALLNPIISYNLAFSSSNYCTHDSRIGVHKTVNRTQLLNSIRNLKNVDSAFNLFRKMVSMNPLPSEKDFNLLFGFIVRMKDYTTAISLIKHMCSLGVCVNVCTLNIVINCLCRLENTAFGFSVMGMMFKIGLEPTMVTLNTIVNGLCVEGNVDSAIWLVEHMENIGYQPNGVTFGAIINGLCKIGDTNAAVEWLKKMNERDCKPNVVVYNTILDGLCKDRLLSHALRLFSEMTNNGIRPTVITYNCLIHGLCNFGRWKEAASLLNEMMQGGIMPDVHTFTILVDAFCKEGMILGAKSVLSFMLQMGEEPNVVTYNSLIDGYCLQSQMEEAIKLFDLMIHKNCLPTIVTYNSLIHGWCKVKDIDKAMCLLGEMVNKGLHPGVVTWTTLIGGFCKAGKPLAAKELFLAMNKHGQVPNLQTCAVILDGLFNCHFHSEAFLLFKAMEHSNLDLDIAIYNIMLDGLCKGGKFNDAQKLLSCVLAKGMKIDAYTYNIMIRGLCKEGLLDDAEDLLMKMEENGCPPNRCSYNVFVQGLLQRYDISRSRKYLQRMKNKGFPLDATTVELLICAFSANKGDNALQELLQN; encoded by the coding sequence ATGCTGGGTTTACGAAAAACAAATTCCAAGTCTTGTTTGCTACGCCTTCAAAGGCTTGTTGCACTTTTGAATCCCATAATTTCTTATaatttggctttttcttcttcaaattaTTGTACCCATGATAGTCGCATAGGTGTTCATAAAACGGTGAACAGAACTCAACTCTTGAATTCTATTAGGAACCTCAAAAACGTTGATTCTGCTTTCAATTTGTTTCGCAAAATGGTTTCAATGAATCCTTTACCATCTGAGAAGGACTTCAACTTGCTGTTTGGTTTCATTGTGAGGATGAAGGATTACACAACTGCAATTTCTTTGATTAAGCACATGTGCTCATTAGGTGTTTGTGTTAATGTCTGTACTCTCAATATTGTTATCAATTGTCTATGCCGTTTGGAGAACACGGCATTTGGTTTCTCTGTGATGGGGATGATGTTCAAAATTGGTTTGGAGCCTACAATGGTGACACTTAACACCATTGTTAATGGACTTTGTGTTGAAGGGAATGTGGATAGTGCTATATGGTTGGTCGAGCACATGGAAAACATTGGTTATCAACCCAATGGTGTCACCTTTGGAGCAATTATTAATGGTTTGTGTAAGATTGGAGACACAAATGCTGCAGTTGAGTGgttgaagaagatgaatgaaaggGATTGCAAGCCGAATGTTGTTGTTTACAACACAATTTTGGATGGTCTATGCAAGGATAGGTTGCTATCTCATGCTTTGAGATTGTTCTCTGAAATGACCAACAATGGTATTCGGCCTACCGTTATCACTTATAATTGCTTGATTCATGGCTTGTGTAACTTCGGTAGATGGAAAGAGGCTGCTTCTTTACTGAATGAGATGATGCAGGGGGGAATTATGCCAGATGTGCACACTTTTACAATCTTGGTGGATGCTTTCTGCAAGGAGGGCATGATTTTGGGGGCGAAAAGTGTGCTAAGTTTCATGCTGCAGATGGGAGAGGAGCCTAATGTTGTTACCTATAACTCTTTGATTGATGGATATTGTTTGCAAAGTCAAATGGAGGAGGCTAtcaaattatttgatttgatgatTCATAAGAACTGCTTGCCAACCATTGTGACTTATAACTCTTTAATCCATGGATGGTGCAAAGTTAAAGACATCGATAAGGCCATGTGTCTCTTAGGAGAAATGGTTAACAAAGGATTACATCCAGGTGTTGTAACTTGGACCACTCTTATAGGTGGGTTTTGCAAAGCAGGTAAACCACTAGCTGCAAAGGAATTGTTTCTTGCAATGAACAAACATGGACAAGTTCCCAATCTCCAGACCTGTGCTGTTATATTGGATGGCCTATTCAATTGTCATTTCCATTCTGAAGCATTTTTGTTGTTTAAGGCAATGGAGCACAGTAATCTGGATCTTGATATTGCAATTTACAATATCATGCTTGACGGATTGTGCAAAGGTGGAAAATTCAATGATGCACAGAAGCTTCTTTCTTGTGTTCTAGCTAAAGGGATGAAAATTGATGCGTATACTTATAACATAATGATTAGAGGTCTATGCAAAGAAGGATTGTTGGATGATGCTGAAGACTTGCTCATGAAAATGGAAGAGAATGGTTGCCCACCTAATAGATGTTCTTATAATGTATTTGTCCAAGGGTTGCTGCAAAGATATGACATTTCAAGGTCAAGAAAATACCTTCAAAGAATGAAAAACAAGGGCTTTCCCTTAGATGCTACCACTGTAGAATTGCTTATCTGCGCCTTCTCAGCTAATAAAGGAGACAATGCATTGCAAGAGTTGCTGCAGAACTGA
- the LOC140173226 gene encoding uncharacterized protein, whose protein sequence is MAAMPSEEIRGRVWVRVHSVPRRIFHGRYSDSGGQAGRTEEAKLCLAEPYREALVTKVLDKNYSYTALSHKFRMVWRIKGGFDLLDVGFGYFMVKFDAGEDREKVMLGGPWLIEGHYVAVKLWDIDFWPCEKSFGSTLVWVQISGLPIWCYQEQAMMRIASAIGVPIKVDLATKLAERGRYARVCVQINLGLPVIKHIIVEGVTHVVEYESLNLICNYCARYGHDMTQCLGRDSRKGKSADSDATKPQDGTKAVPHPETKIHNSNEVEPEVVGGVTGENPTPSLQEHLEANNLEGNNVEEACMHDEPGWEQVVRKGKTKLGQKQSNKVQRGTQYRTDFGRVIRPTIYFSHTNGSSSYRARVGSRVKAGHSASRVGETSISSTRHTQVPCGSSLRKRPRPGSLQSSPLEKNGGTVVEALSCLPTTVKEDVAVAVPLEKEGTLPAVIASVGGNKEIFHGDPENLKVTGVTSTRQARFEGVHCKWVDAFDQCVIVEVQGCLFSSRHADRLAASLGDSNLFNLKTIGRRFSWYKRVKNGVEVAKKLDRVCINSGWLSLFPETYVEILNRLQFDHFPILVRCAYCPKPKKNRPFRFIAAWATHLEYRDIVNQSWQTGYKEMHGKLSEV, encoded by the exons ATGGCGGCCATGCCgtcggaagagataagggggagagtgtGGGTGAGGGTGCATTCGGTGCCAAGGAGGATTTTTCACGGGAGG TATAGCGACAGTGGTGGGCAAGCAGGGCGAACTGAAGAAGCCAAGCTTTGTTTGGCAGAGCCTTATCGAGAAGCTTTGGTGACAAAGGTTCTTGATAAAAATTATAGTTACACAGCTCTTTCACACAAGTTTCGGATGGTTTGGCGCATCAAAGGTGGCTTTGATCTGCTTGATGTGGGATTTGGGTACTTCATGGTAAAATTCGATGCAGGTGAAGATCGTGAGAAGGTCATGCTTGGTGGCCCGTGGTTGATTGAGGGACACTATGTTGCTGTAAAACTGTGGGATATAGATTTTTGGCCATGTGAGAAATCCTTCGGGTCTACACTTGTATGGGTTCAGATTTCGGGGCTCCCAATCTGGTGCTATCAGGAACAGGCCATGAtgcgtattgcttctgcaataggaGTTCCCATCAAGGTGGACTTAGCCACTAAGTTGGCTGAGAGAGGACGATATGCCCGAGTATGTGTTCAAATAAATTTAGGACTGCCAGTGATCAAGCATATCATTGTGGAAGGCGTAACTCATGTAGTAGAGtatgaaagtttaaatttaatttgtaactATTGTGCACGTTATGGTCACGATATGACACAGTGCTTGGGTAGAGACTCTAGGAAAGGAAAGAGTGCTGATTCCGATGCCACCAAGCCACAGGACGGTACAAAGGCAGTGCCACATCCTGAGACCAAAATTCACAATTCAAATGAAGTAGAACCTGAGGTGGTAGGTGGCGTTACTGGCGAGAATCCTACACCGAGTTTGCAAGAGCATTTAGAGGCTAATAATTTGGAAGGAAATAATGTTGAGGAGGCTTGCATGCATGATGAACCAGGCTGGGAGCAAGTTGTGAGGAAAGGTAAAACCAAGCTGGGCCAGAAGCAATCTAACAAGGTCCAAAGAGGCACTCAATATAGAACTGATTTTGGTAGAGTAATCAGGCCCACCATCTACTTCTCTCACACGAATGGATCCAGCTCTTATCGCGCCAGGGTCGGGTCACGAGTCAAGGCTGGACACAGCGCTTCTCGTGTTGGTGAGACGTCGATCTCCTCAACCCGACACACCCAAGTGCCTTGCGGGTCCTCTCTCCGGAAACGACCAAGGCCGGGTTCCCTACAGAGCTCGCCACTTGAGAAGAATGGAGGCACGGTGGTGGAAGCATTGTCATGTCTTCCTACAACCGTGAAGGAGGATGTTGCCGTGGCGGTTCCATTGGAGAAGGAAGGCACGTTGCCGGCTGTTATTGCGTCAGTAGGCGGGAATAAGGAGATATTCCATGGAGATCCGGAAAACCTGAAGGTCACGGGAGTCACTTCTACTAGGCAAGCCCGGTTTGAG GGTGTTCACTGTAAATGGGTTGATGCTTTCGATCAGTGTGTTATAGTTGAGGTTCAG ggttGCCTCTTCTCGAGTCGTCATGCAGATCGGCTTGCTGCATCTCTAGGGGATAGTAATCTGTTTAACTTGAAGACTATTGGAAGACGGTTTTCTTGGTACAAAAGGGTTAAAAATGGTGTTGAGGTGGCAAAAAAACTTGACCGGGTTTGTATCAATAGTGGCTGGCTATCTCTCTTTCCAGAGACTTACGTAGaaattttaaataggcttcagttTGATCATTTTCCTATCCTAGTGCGCTGTGCATATTGTCCCAAACCGAAAAAGAATAGACCTTTTCGGTTTATTGCGGCTTGGGCAACTCATCTGGAGTACAGAGATATTGTGAATCAGTCATGGCAGACTGGCTACAAAGAGATGCATGGCAAGCTTTCCGAAGTGTAG